The Chlorobaculum sp. MV4-Y genome contains the following window.
GGTTCATGGTTCAGCTCCGTTTATCGGTTCATAAAAATGTTTGACAACTACAAGTGAATACGTCTCATGTAAACACATTTCCACCCGCAAAAATTCCTTTCCACCTCTTCGAGGAACCACTTCAAAATGATGTGACCAATCCGGAGCGAAAATGAAATCTCACCTTTTTGCCTTGCGTGTATTTTTTTCGCACAGGAGAATTCATATTTCGGAGAACCGATTTTTTACATTCAATTTATCACCCCAACCCACACACGCCAGCAGTTCCGGCTCATTGTGGCCCAGTTGACCGTTTCGTGTTTTGCATGAAAACGCCGTTCAAACCTCACGACCTGACCGCCATGCGATACCCCAAATCCAACAGAAAGCCGGAGGCTCCGGCTGAACATCCGCCACTGCCGCTCGAAAGCTGCCTGGCCAAATCGCGAAAAATGGATGCCCTGCGCTCCATTGCCGGGCGAACGGTGTTCGACCACTGCCGCATCGCGGGCGAAGTGGCGCGGGAGCTGATCGCCCGCTCGCCCACCTTTCTGCGCGAGCCGTTCTTCCCCAGCGGCTCCGCGCTCGTCGCCGCCTGCCACGACCTCGGCAAAGTCTGCCCAACCTTCCAGCAAAAAATCCACTCGGCGATTGAAAACCCCGATCCCGCAATTCTCGCCGTACTGCGCGGCGCAGATCCGTCGCTCGAAAGCCAATGGGACGGACACGCGGGCGTGAGTCAGTGCGCTCTCGAAGCGCTGAAAGCAGGCAAAGCCGTCGCCGCGATTGCCGGGTGCCACCACGGCTACGCGCCGAACATCGGCGGACGAGCCGCCGATGCGGAGCAGTTCGGCGGCCCGGCGTGGCAAGACCTGCGGGCGCGGCTTTTGGCGTTGCTCATGGAGGCGACGGGCGAGCGGTTCCCAGAAATCCGCGATCCGCTGCACGCCCGCGTGCTGGCCGGGCTGACCTCCGTGGCGGACTGGATCAGCTCCGGCGCGGCCTTCGACGACCCCGGCGAGCCGTGGCAGGAGCGCGTCGCCGCCGCCGTCGATACCGCCGGATTCACGCCGCCGCGCCTCGCGCCGGGGCTGTCGTTCCGGGAGATTTTCGACTTCGAGGCGCGCCCAATCCAGCGCAGCCTGATCGAGGCGGCCTGTTGCCCCGGCGTCTATATCCTCGAAGCGCCGATGGGCATCGGCAAAACCGAAGCCGCGCTCTACGCCGCCTATGCCCTCGTTTCGGCTGGAGCGGCACGCGGCATCTACTTCGCCTTGCCGACGCAACTGACCTCCAACCGCATCCACGAGCGGGTCGAGCGCTTCCTCGAACGGGTGCTCGAACCGGACTCTCCCCACCGGGCCGCGCTGCTCCTGCACGGCAACGCCTGGTTGCGGGAGTTCGACCTCGGCGCAGACGCCGCTCCCGGCTGCTCGTGGTTCAGCTCCGCCAAGCGCGGGCTGCTCGCCCCCTTCGCCGTCGGCACCGTCGATCAGGCGCTGATGGCCTCGATGAATGTCAAGCACGGCTTCGTGCGCGCCTTCGGCATCGCGGGCAAGGTGGTCATTCTCGACGAAGTCCACAGCTACGACGCCTACACCGGCACGATTCTCGACCGGCTGGTCGAGGAGTTGCGAAAGCTGCGTTGCACGGTCATCATCCTCAGCGCCACGCTCACCGGCGAGCGCCGGAGCGCCTTGCTCGGCGCGGCCCGAAGCGCGGAGGCGGCCTACCCGCTCATCACCGCCTTGCCCGCCGATGCGCCGGAGCCGCTGGAGGTCGCGCCGGAGACGCCCGCCGGAAACCGCGTCGCCATCCGCCAGACACTCGACTGCGAGGAGGCGCTCGGCGAAGCGCTCGACCGTGCGGATTCCGGCCAGCAGGTGCTCTGGATCGAAAACACCGTCAGCGAAGCGCAGGAGGCGTTAAAACGTCTCGCCGACCGCTGTGCGAGCATGGGAATCGAGTGCGGCCTGCTTCACTCTCGCTTCATCCACCGCGACCGCGAGGCGCTCGAAAAAATCTGGGTGACGCGCTACGGCGCTGATGGCGCGCAAGCGCGGCGCGAGCGGGGGCGGGTTCTCGTCGGCACGCAGGTGCTGGAGCAGTCCTCGACATCGACGCCGACTTCCTCGTCACGCGCCTCTGCCCCACCGACATGCTCTTGCAGCGCATCGGGCGCTTGTGGCGGCACAGCTTCCACCAGCGCCCCGCCGGAGCAAGGTGCGAGGCGTGGATCGTCAGCGCGGAATTTGAGGCCGCCGAGCAGAATCCCGGCGAAGCGTTCGGCAACAGCGCGAAGGTCTATAGCCCCTACGTGCTCTTGCGCACGCTTCAGGCGTGGAGCGGCGTCCAGACGCTTTCGCTGCCGGGCGACATTCGCGGCCTGCTCGAACGCACCTACGAAGCGAAGCCGGAGAGCGAGGCGATGGCAAAGCACAAAGCCGACCTCCAGCGGCGAAAGGAGATACTCGAAAACTTTGCGCTACAGAGCGTCTCGTTGGACCTCCTCGAAAAGCCCGACACCAATGTTGCCACCCGCTACAGCGACATCGACAGCGTCGAGCTGCTCCTGCTGCAATCGGTCAGCCACAACCATGCGGCGGGCGAAACCACGGCGACGCTGCTCGACGGCGAAAAGCTGACCCTGCCACACGAATTCGCCGCTGGGCGAAAACGGGAGCAGCGCCAGCTCGCCGCCCGGCTCGCCACGCAAACGCTTCAGGTGGCCGATTACTCCGCTCCCGCCGACCCCGGACGCAAAGCGCTCTCGTGGCTCAAGCCCTACTTCTACCTCGGCGACCCGTCGAAGAGCGAAAGCCTGTTGCGCGTCGCCATCGTGGGCGAGGACGGCCAACTGAAGCTGCCCGGCGGCGGCGCGGCGTCCGGCGAATACGAACTGAGTTACAACCCCCGTTTGGGCTACCAGTACAAAAAACGATAACCCCCATCAACACAGCCATGCAAAACCGCTTCAACCTGATCGACGAGCCGTGGATTCCGGCCGTCGGCAAAGGATTCACGAGCCTCGGCGACATTTTCAGCGATCCCGATATTCCCGCGCTCGGCGGCAACCCCGTGCAGAAAATCGCCCTCACCAAGCTCCTGCTCGCCATCGGCCAGGCCGCCTGCACACCGGAAACCACGGAGGAACTCGAACAGCTCGACGCCGAAACCTTCCGCACCGCCTGCCGCGCCTATCTCGAAAAGTGGCGCGAGAGCTTCTGGCTCTTCGGCGAAAAGCCGTTTTTGCAGATGCCTGCCGTCCGGAGGCTGATCGAGGAGCGCAAACAGACCGAGCTGAAAGCCGCACCCGCCGCTCCGGCGAAGAAAAAAGAGGCCGCTGAAAAACTGGCCGAAGAGAACGCCTTGCCCCGCCCAATCGGCACAGGCTTCTACCCCGACCTGCCAGCGGAGAACAACACGATTCTGAGCCAGTTCCAGATGCTCGAAACCACCGATCCCGCCGAAATGGCGCTCTTCATCGTCACGCTGATGAACTTCGCCTTTGGCGGCAAGCGGATCGAAAAGAACCTCGCGCCGCTCAGCCACGGCTTCACGGGTAAATCAATCTCGGCAAAATCGGGGCCAAGTATCGGAAACTACGCCGGATACCTGCACTCGTTCCTCACCGGCCCAACGCTGACGGACACCGTGCTGCTTAACCTGCTGTCGCGGGAGCAGATCAGCACCAACCCGTACTGGAAATCGGGTCTCGGCTCGCCGCCGTGGGAGCGGATGCCGGAGGGGGAAGATTGCCCCGCCGCCAACCATCTGAAGAATTCTTACATGGCGACCCTGCTCTCGCTTTCGCGCTTCGTGCTGCTCGACGGCGAGGGCGTCTATTACGTCGAGGGACTGCAATATCCAAGCCATAAAGAGGGGTGGCGCGAACCGAGCATGACGATCAACGATCAGGAAAAGCAGCCGAAAGTGCTTTGGGTCGATCCCGATAAACGCCCGTGGCGCGAACTGCCGTCGATGCTCGCCTTCCTCGAAAGCGGCGAAAACAAGGGATTCGAGTGCCAGTTCATCAAGTACGGACTCGAACGGGCAAAGCAGCGTCACCAGCAGATCGGCATCTGGTCTGGCGGACTTCGCGTCAGCGCGAACTCAGGCGACCAGTCGGTTAAACAGGACAACGATTTCGTCGAATCCCTCTTCCTGTTCAACTCCGAGGCGATCGATAAAAACTGGTACGACCGGTTCAGGCAGGAGATGGCGTCGCTCGACCAGCTTTCCAAAAGAGTCTATGCGGCGACAAGGAGCTATTTCGCCAAACAGAACATGGACGGCGGCGACCTGGCCTCGAACGCTTCGGGCCTCTTCTGGCAGCTCTGCGAGCGGCGCTTTCAGGAGCTGGTCGATGCCTGCTATGAGCCAGACAAACTTCCCGCCATCCTCAAAGCGATTGACTCGCTCGCCTTGCAGTCGTACGACGCTTTCTGCCCGAAGGAGACGGCGCGGCAGATCGATGCGTGGGCGGAGTGCCGCCCGAACCTTTCGAAGCATTTCATCAACAACTGACAAAACCAATAACTATGGACAACGAAAAGAAAACCGGCAGGCCGGAAAAGTTCGTGGAGTTCGTGATCGGGCTGTGCCAGAAGGACAAGGGAGCCGCCGCCGCGCTTCGCCGCGCGGACAATCCGGCGACCGAGTACCAGAGCTGGGAGTACCTCGCACGATTTTCCGTCGATCTCGAAAAACCGTTCGAGCGCATTCCCTACGCCACCATCGCCGCCGCCATCGCGCGGGCCAAAGCGGAGCACAACGGCTCGGCGGGCATCGGCAAGGCTATCGCCTTTTGCTACGAAGATCGGAGCAAGAGCGATCAGGCCAAAGCGCGGCTCCGGCGGCTGCTCGCCTGCGATTCGGTGACGGAGGCTTGCCGGATTCTGCGCCCGCTCTTCAGCCTGATCGACTCGAAAGCGCCGGTAACGCTCGACTACGCAAAGCTGCTCGACCAGCTCCTCTGGTTCAATAGCAACAGCAATCGCATCAAAACAGCCTGGGCGACCGATTTCTACCGCCACGCCGGCGAAACCGCAAACGAGGAGGTGAGCGCATGATTGCAACCATTCTCACCCTCAGCCGCAAGGACGTCAATGCCTTGCGCATTACGGACGATTATTCCCTGCACCGCGTCGTCTATAGCCTGTTCGAAGACGTGCGCTCGGAGGCCGAAAAGCAGTCGAGCGTTCCCAGCGGCTTCCTCTTCGCCGACAAGGGGGGCGACGCCAAAGGCAGGCGAATCCTCATTCTGTCGGACAGGCCGCCGCTGCAACCAGCGCACGGAACGCTGTCTGCGTCGTGGACGATTCCCGACGAGTTCCTCCAGCACCGCTTCTACAAGTTCGAGGTCACGCTCAACCCCACGCGCAAGGAACCCAAAAGCGAGGGAAGAAAAAACAGCCGGTGCATCCCCATCAAAACCCGCGAGGAGGTGGCGGCATGGTTCGGCGGCAAGTCGCTCGCGTCGTGGGGATTCAGCGTCGATCCGGCGCGGCTCGACGTGCGAATGCTGCCGGTGATGCAGTTCAGCAAGCAGGACGACCGGCCCGTTACCCACGGAGCGGCCCGCGTGTCGGGAATGCTGCGGGTCGAAAATCGCGACCTCTTTATTGACAGCTTCAACAAAGGCATTGGCCGGGGCCGGGCATTCGGCTTCGGGCTGTTGCAGATCGAACCTCTCAAAGACGATTCAAACCACTAAACCCCATACCACCATGAACACCATGAAAAACAATCCATTCAAGGGCCAGCGCATCGAGTTCCACATCCTCCAGTCCTTTCCGGTCACCTGCCTGAACCGCGACGACGTTGGCGCCCCGAAAACCGCAATGGTCGGCGGCTCGACCCGCGCCCGCGTCAGCTCGCAGTGCTGGAAGCGCCAGGTGCGCCTCGAAATGCACGAACTCGGCGTCAAGCTTGGCGTCAGAAGCAAAAAGGTCTCCGACTACGTAGCCAAAGCCTGCGTCGCACTCGGCGCGGATGAGGAAGCGGCGAAGGCGTGCGGAGAGAAGATTGCCGCCGCGTTCAGCAACGACACGCTCTTCTTTTTCAGCGAATCGGAGGCGAACGCCTACGCGCAGTACGCCGCCGAGAAGGAGTTCGACGCCGCAAAGCTCAACGACAAGGAGCTGGCAAAACTCTCGAAAAAAACCCTCGATCCGGCCAAAGATGGCCTCGACATCGCGCTGTTCGGGCGGATGGTGGCGCAGGCTGCCGATTTGAACATCGAGGCCGCCGCGTCGTTCGCTCATGCCATTTCGACCCACAAGGTGAGCAACGAGGTCGAGTTCTTCACCGCGCTCGACGACCTTGCCGAAGAGCCGGGTTCGGCGCACATGGGCAGCCTTGAATTCAACTCCGCCACCTACTACCGCTACGTCAGCCTCGACCTCGGCCAGCTTTGGGACAACCTCGGCGGCGCGGGCATTGCCGACGCGGTGGAGGCGTTCACCAAAGCGCTCTTCGTGGCCGTGCCGAGCGCCCGGCAGACGACGCAGTCGGGCGCGTCGCCGTGGGAGTTCGCGAAAGTCTTCATCCGCAAGGGCCAGCGCCTTCAGGTTCCGTTCGAGACCGCCGTCAGGGCGAAGGATGGCGGATTTCTCCAGCCGAGCATCGAGGCGCTGTCCGACTATCTCACAAAAAAGGAGAAGCTTGCCGGGTCGCTCTTCGGCAAGGAAAAAGAGTTCGACTTCGGCGAGGACGAGTCGTTCTCCATCGACACGCTGGTCGGCGAAATCCGCAACTTTATCGAAGCGAAATCATGAGCAATCCATTCATTCTGTTATGGCTCGAAGCGCCCCTCCAGTCGTGGGGCGCTGACTCGCGCTTCGGGCGGCGCGACACGCTCGACTTCCCCACGAAGTCGGGCTTGCTCGGCCTCTTGTGCTGCGCCCTCGGCGCGGGCGGCGAGCAGCGGGAACTGCTCGACGAAATGGCCCCGCTCCGCCAGACGGTGATCGCGTTCCAGCGCGAACGCGGCGAGCGCCCGCCGCTCTTGCGCGACTTCCAGATGGTCGGCAGCGGGTATGACGAAAAAGACGACTGGGAAAAGATGCTGATTCCAAGAAAACGGGACGGTGGCATCGCAGTGGGCGGCGGCACGAAGATGACCTACCGCTACTATTTGCAGGAGGCGACGTTCGCCGCCGCAGTGGAGGTTCCGGCGGCGCGGGCCACGGAGTTCGCCGAAGCGCTTCAGGCTCCCGTGTGGGACATCTATTTCGGCAGAAAGTGCTGCGCGCCGACCGACCTGGTGTTCCGGGGTTGCTTTGAGTCCGAGGCGGAGGCTTTCGTCAAAGCGGCATCCATCGCCGCTGAAAAGCATCTTGCCGAAGCGTTCCGCGTTCGCGACTACGCGGCGGGTGACGAAAGCGCGGGCGAGGTCGTGGCGCTGAACGACGTGCCGGTGCAGTTCGGCACACGAAAAAAGTACCGTGAACGGCGAGTAACCATTATCCACGAAAGCAATGAAGAGTAATGAACTCATCAACGAAGGGAATCCTGCGCGGCTTTTAATAAAAGTGACGCGGGATACCCTTCCGCAGGTCAAGGAAAAGTATCCGTTTCTTTATCTTGAGAAGGGACGGATGGAGATCGACGACAGCAGCGTGAAGTGGATCGACTGCGACTGCAACGTCGTTCGCCTGCCAGTGGCCATGCTGAACTGCATTTTGCTTGGCCCCGGCACGACGGTGACGCACGAGGCGGTCAAGGTGATGGCCGCCGCCAATTGCGGCATCTGCTGGGTGGGCGACGACAGCATGATGTTTTTCGCCAGCGGGCAGACGCCAACCAGCAACACGAGGAACATGCACCATCAGATGATGCTGGCCGCCACTCCGGCAAAATCGCTCGAAGTCGCGCGGCGGATGTTCGCCTACCGCTTTCCCGACGCTGATCTTGAGAAAAAAACGGTGCCGCAGATGATGGGCATGGAGGGGCTGCGGGTGCGGAAGTTTTACGAAGAGATGGCCGTGAAGTACAAGGTGGGCTGGAAGGGGCGGCGGTTCGAGCCGGGAAAATTCGAGATGAGCGACACGACCAACAAGATTCTCACGGCGGCAAACGCGGCCCTGTACAGCATCATTATGTCGGCGGTGCACAGCATGGGCTATTCGCCGCACATCGGGTTCATTCACGCGGGCAGTCCGCTGCCGTTCATTTACGACCTGGCCGATCTGTACAAACAGCACGTCTCCATCGAGCTGGCTTTTTCGCTGACCGCCGCAATGGCCGGGTATTACGACCGGTACAAGATCGCCACGGAGTTCCGGCGGCGGGTGATCGAAATCGACCTGCTCGGCAAAATCGGGCCGGATATTGAAACCATTCTCGGAAAAAAGCAATGCTCGTTGTAATCGCCAATGACCTGCCCCCGGCTGTGCGTGGCCGGATGAAGCTCTGGTTCATCGAACCCAGGGCGAACGTTTTTGTGTCGGGCGTGAGGGACAGCCTGGCCAGAAAGGTGGTGGACTATCTGCACGAGCACTGCCCGCCGAAAAGCGGCCTGATGATTTTCAACAGCTCGAACGGGTGCCCCGGCTACGAGATTTTCGGCATGGGCGACACGCGCAAAGCCATAACGGAAATCTCCGGCCTACCGCTCGTGATTGAAAAATCCGCCGCCTCGCCACCAGAAAACCCAAACAGCTTGACGCCAGACGTCCCAAAACCCCAGTAAAACCCAGTGTCTTCCCCACGCCCGTGGGGGTGTTTCCATTACAAGTGCTTGTTTTTTTGTGATTTTTTGTCTTCCCCACGCCCGTGGGGGTGTTTCCAAGAGAGCCGCTTTCCAAGCACTCATGCGCACCGTCTTCCCCACGCCCGTGGGGGTGTTTCTATCAGAGCAGCCGTGCATTTCGAGCCATCGGGTCTTCCCCACGCCCGTGGGGGTGTTTCTATTCTAATTTGATTGGCAGGTCGGTCCCGTTGGTCTTCCCCACGCCCGTGGGGGTGTTTCCCCGTCTGCGTTGCTGTAAGTCAAGAAGATCCTGGTCTTCCCCACGCCCGTGGGGGTGTTTCTGCCCAAACGCTTGCTGCATAAATCTTATTTGGTCTTCCCCACGCCCGTGGGGGTGTTTCTGTAGGTATCAAGTTTTTCGGCACTTGGATACAGTCTTCCCCACGCCCGTGGGGGTGTTTCGTTGCAAGAGGTGGACAGTGTGGACGGAAGAGGCGACGGGGCGGGGTTGCTCCGTTCGCGTGAAAAAAAGGGCGACTCCGGTAGATCGGAATCGCCCTCAAAAAAAACATCACAACCTATCGCGCAATCACAATCTCGTGCCGATGCCGAGCAGATCGGCGATGTTGGCTTTGGGGTCGATGACCGGGCGGATGGCGGGGGTGGCGCTGGTCATGATGGTCGTCACGCCGGGGCCGTGGCCCGCTTCGCGGCAGTCGCTGTGCACCACCACGCCGATGGTGACGGCACCCTTGCGATAAGCTCGCCCGTAGCGGTTGTCCTGGTCGAGCAACGCCACGAAGTCGCCGAAGCGGATGCGATCGATGCCGAACTCACGGACAGCGTCAGAATCGCTGGTAACGATGTCGTAGTCGCCCTTGGCCACGTGCGCCGAGCCGATGCCGGAGCCCATGCAATAAGCCGGAACCAGCGTCGTCACCGGCACTTCGAGCACGCCGTCCTCGGCAACATTGATCTTCATTTTCGCCAGCAGCGTCGGATCGAGGTTGAAGAGAGAAACATCCGGAAAGTCGGTCAGCTTGAGTCCCTGCCCTTTCGAGCGCACCATGATGGTGTCGCCGTAGGCCATCTTCTCTTTAACTTCGCGCGGAAAATCGACGATGATGTGCTCCGAACCACCGTGATGACCGATCACCACACCGCTCTCGCCCTTTGCTTCGCCGGAGACGATGGTGGCCGTGTTGCCCACGCAGCTCAGCATCTGAACGGTAACGTTCGGGTGCTCAAAAGGCTTGTGCGTGTCGGCGGTGCAGCTCACGCCGGGTTCGATGTGGTCGCCCTCCCAGCCGAAGGCCGGATCACCGACCTGGAGGTTGAGGGTGATGCCGCCAATCGAGGGCAGAATGAAGGGCGTGCCCAGGTGATCGACCTCCCAGCTGCCGCGGGTTCGCGGCTGGCCGGGCTGGCACTGAAGCAGGATTTCGACAAGGCGGTTTTCGTTGGTTGCAAGCATGGCGTAATCAAGAGTTTGATGATGAAAAAACACGGCAGCGGAGCGCATTTGCCGCGGCGAAAATGGCCTCCGGCGCAGCAGTCAGCCGTGGTTTAACGATGAAGAAAAGTAAAGCCACAAGACCACATCAGAAAAAAATCCCACAAAAAGAGAACTTTTTCCCGGATTAGCACAAATATGACGTACTGACGACGTACTGAGTTTTCCTTTCCGGGCTTTTTTTCTGACATTGACTGTTCAGATTGTTGCGAGGTGTTCTACCCTTCGGGTTTCGTGAACTTATGCAGTAACTATGTCCAGTCCACAGTTTCGCCATTTTCTTTTGCGGTTGCGCCGTTCGGCCCTTTTTCGAAGTCGTCCCCTTCTGCTCGCGTCATCAACGGCGCTGCTCGTCACCCTCTTTTTTTCAGTCAGCCTCATCATTTTAGCAACACCCCGGCAGGCATCGCCCGAACACCGGTCAGCTTCATCGGTTCAGACGTTCTTCAAATCCATCGGTCTCACTGGCGACGACGAGCTTGGCATGAATAACGAGTCCGACAAGGTGACGCTCGACGAGGGCGAAAACGATCCCGCCAGCAAGATCGAAAAGAGAACCCTCAAAAAAGGAGAATCCGTCTACACCATTCTCACCGCTGCCGGACTGACCCCTTCCGAAGTGCAGCAACTGACCGCCCAGCTCAAGGGAACCCCGGCGTTCAAGGGGCTGAAGGCCGGAAAAACCTATGAGTTCGAAACCGGCAGAGACGGAAAGTTCGTCCGCTTCTCCTTGCAGTCGAGCCCCTACGAAACGCTGCATATCGTCAGGGATGAACAGACCGGCAGGCTGAGCGCCGAACGGGAAGCCATCGAGTACGACACCCGGGTCGCCACGCTCGAAGGAACCCTCAGCTCTTCTCTCGCCAGCGAGCTGCGCAGCCGGAACCGCTCTTCGCTCAATCCGAAACTCAGAAAAATCCTCTCCGCAAAACTCAATTTCAGAAAAGACATCCAGGCCGGAGCGACCTACCGGATTCTTTTCCAGGAGCAATGGAGCGGCACGGATTTCATTGGCACCGGCGATATTCTCGCCGTCGAGATCAATTCGAAAGGCCGGAAATTCAACGCCTACCAGTTCACCAATGCCAAGGGCGACACGGCGTATTACGATGAAAAAGGGCGCGCCATCATGCAGGGACGAACCATGTTCATCCAGCCCTGCCGCTTCAGCCGTGTTTCGAGCGGATTCGGCTACCGCACCCACCCCGTGACCGGCAGACGCCAGTACCACGGCGGCGTCGATCTGGCCGCGCCGACCGGCACGCCGGTGAAGACCGTGGCCGACGGACGCATCATCTTTTGCGGACACAAGGGCAACGCGGGCAACATGATCACCATCGCCCATGCCGGGCAGGTTCATACGATGTATCTGCACCTGAGCCGTTACGCATCGGGCAGCCGCTACGGTAAACAAGTGAAGCAGGGCGACATCATCGGCTACGTGGGTTCGACCGGCCGCTCGACGGGGCCGCACCTCGATTTCAGGATCGTTAGAAATGGCCATTTGCAGAATCCGCTGGTTGCGCTGAAGCAGACCGCGCCACGCCGCTCGCTTTCGCCAGCGGAACTGCACAGCTTTATGGCCAGGGTGCAAACCTATCAGCAGCATCTCAGCACCGACCGACCCGTCATGGTGGCCGATGCCGGCAATTCCGGCGAGCCGGTACTCTGACACTTCAGAGACATTTTATCAAAAAGCCTCCGGAATGCTGATCAGTATTTCGGGGGTTTCTTTGTTTCGGTCGGGAACGTACAGAAAAACTTCGACAAGCGGCTTAAAATTTACAATGAACAATATCCGTTATAGAGACACAACAACATTGGTTCGCATTAACAACTTTACTGAAGCGATGAGTTCCGTTCATTTTTCTTTGAATGCTTTTTTTATAACATTTAC
Protein-coding sequences here:
- the casA gene encoding type I-E CRISPR-associated protein Cse1/CasA, yielding MQNRFNLIDEPWIPAVGKGFTSLGDIFSDPDIPALGGNPVQKIALTKLLLAIGQAACTPETTEELEQLDAETFRTACRAYLEKWRESFWLFGEKPFLQMPAVRRLIEERKQTELKAAPAAPAKKKEAAEKLAEENALPRPIGTGFYPDLPAENNTILSQFQMLETTDPAEMALFIVTLMNFAFGGKRIEKNLAPLSHGFTGKSISAKSGPSIGNYAGYLHSFLTGPTLTDTVLLNLLSREQISTNPYWKSGLGSPPWERMPEGEDCPAANHLKNSYMATLLSLSRFVLLDGEGVYYVEGLQYPSHKEGWREPSMTINDQEKQPKVLWVDPDKRPWRELPSMLAFLESGENKGFECQFIKYGLERAKQRHQQIGIWSGGLRVSANSGDQSVKQDNDFVESLFLFNSEAIDKNWYDRFRQEMASLDQLSKRVYAATRSYFAKQNMDGGDLASNASGLFWQLCERRFQELVDACYEPDKLPAILKAIDSLALQSYDAFCPKETARQIDAWAECRPNLSKHFINN
- the casB gene encoding type I-E CRISPR-associated protein Cse2/CasB → MDNEKKTGRPEKFVEFVIGLCQKDKGAAAALRRADNPATEYQSWEYLARFSVDLEKPFERIPYATIAAAIARAKAEHNGSAGIGKAIAFCYEDRSKSDQAKARLRRLLACDSVTEACRILRPLFSLIDSKAPVTLDYAKLLDQLLWFNSNSNRIKTAWATDFYRHAGETANEEVSA
- the cas6e gene encoding type I-E CRISPR-associated protein Cas6/Cse3/CasE; amino-acid sequence: MIATILTLSRKDVNALRITDDYSLHRVVYSLFEDVRSEAEKQSSVPSGFLFADKGGDAKGRRILILSDRPPLQPAHGTLSASWTIPDEFLQHRFYKFEVTLNPTRKEPKSEGRKNSRCIPIKTREEVAAWFGGKSLASWGFSVDPARLDVRMLPVMQFSKQDDRPVTHGAARVSGMLRVENRDLFIDSFNKGIGRGRAFGFGLLQIEPLKDDSNH
- the cas7e gene encoding type I-E CRISPR-associated protein Cas7/Cse4/CasC, whose product is MKNNPFKGQRIEFHILQSFPVTCLNRDDVGAPKTAMVGGSTRARVSSQCWKRQVRLEMHELGVKLGVRSKKVSDYVAKACVALGADEEAAKACGEKIAAAFSNDTLFFFSESEANAYAQYAAEKEFDAAKLNDKELAKLSKKTLDPAKDGLDIALFGRMVAQAADLNIEAAASFAHAISTHKVSNEVEFFTALDDLAEEPGSAHMGSLEFNSATYYRYVSLDLGQLWDNLGGAGIADAVEAFTKALFVAVPSARQTTQSGASPWEFAKVFIRKGQRLQVPFETAVRAKDGGFLQPSIEALSDYLTKKEKLAGSLFGKEKEFDFGEDESFSIDTLVGEIRNFIEAKS
- the cas5e gene encoding type I-E CRISPR-associated protein Cas5/CasD, whose protein sequence is MSNPFILLWLEAPLQSWGADSRFGRRDTLDFPTKSGLLGLLCCALGAGGEQRELLDEMAPLRQTVIAFQRERGERPPLLRDFQMVGSGYDEKDDWEKMLIPRKRDGGIAVGGGTKMTYRYYLQEATFAAAVEVPAARATEFAEALQAPVWDIYFGRKCCAPTDLVFRGCFESEAEAFVKAASIAAEKHLAEAFRVRDYAAGDESAGEVVALNDVPVQFGTRKKYRERRVTIIHESNEE
- the cas1e gene encoding type I-E CRISPR-associated endonuclease Cas1e → MKSNELINEGNPARLLIKVTRDTLPQVKEKYPFLYLEKGRMEIDDSSVKWIDCDCNVVRLPVAMLNCILLGPGTTVTHEAVKVMAAANCGICWVGDDSMMFFASGQTPTSNTRNMHHQMMLAATPAKSLEVARRMFAYRFPDADLEKKTVPQMMGMEGLRVRKFYEEMAVKYKVGWKGRRFEPGKFEMSDTTNKILTAANAALYSIIMSAVHSMGYSPHIGFIHAGSPLPFIYDLADLYKQHVSIELAFSLTAAMAGYYDRYKIATEFRRRVIEIDLLGKIGPDIETILGKKQCSL
- the cas2e gene encoding type I-E CRISPR-associated endoribonuclease Cas2e; its protein translation is MLVVIANDLPPAVRGRMKLWFIEPRANVFVSGVRDSLARKVVDYLHEHCPPKSGLMIFNSSNGCPGYEIFGMGDTRKAITEISGLPLVIEKSAASPPENPNSLTPDVPKPQ
- a CDS encoding DUF4438 domain-containing protein, which codes for MLATNENRLVEILLQCQPGQPRTRGSWEVDHLGTPFILPSIGGITLNLQVGDPAFGWEGDHIEPGVSCTADTHKPFEHPNVTVQMLSCVGNTATIVSGEAKGESGVVIGHHGGSEHIIVDFPREVKEKMAYGDTIMVRSKGQGLKLTDFPDVSLFNLDPTLLAKMKINVAEDGVLEVPVTTLVPAYCMGSGIGSAHVAKGDYDIVTSDSDAVREFGIDRIRFGDFVALLDQDNRYGRAYRKGAVTIGVVVHSDCREAGHGPGVTTIMTSATPAIRPVIDPKANIADLLGIGTRL
- a CDS encoding M23 family metallopeptidase, which gives rise to MSSPQFRHFLLRLRRSALFRSRPLLLASSTALLVTLFFSVSLIILATPRQASPEHRSASSVQTFFKSIGLTGDDELGMNNESDKVTLDEGENDPASKIEKRTLKKGESVYTILTAAGLTPSEVQQLTAQLKGTPAFKGLKAGKTYEFETGRDGKFVRFSLQSSPYETLHIVRDEQTGRLSAEREAIEYDTRVATLEGTLSSSLASELRSRNRSSLNPKLRKILSAKLNFRKDIQAGATYRILFQEQWSGTDFIGTGDILAVEINSKGRKFNAYQFTNAKGDTAYYDEKGRAIMQGRTMFIQPCRFSRVSSGFGYRTHPVTGRRQYHGGVDLAAPTGTPVKTVADGRIIFCGHKGNAGNMITIAHAGQVHTMYLHLSRYASGSRYGKQVKQGDIIGYVGSTGRSTGPHLDFRIVRNGHLQNPLVALKQTAPRRSLSPAELHSFMARVQTYQQHLSTDRPVMVADAGNSGEPVL